In one Rugosibacter aromaticivorans genomic region, the following are encoded:
- the mtnA gene encoding S-methyl-5-thioribose-1-phosphate isomerase — translation MLHPTIVEDRASNAGNSILILDQTRLPQVAVQVRLNTVDDVAHAIRSMQVRGAPLIGVTAAYGVALGLKHDASDSQLAQVVDMLAATRPTAVNLHWALARMQRVLQKFPQGCNALALGTRREVAWHEARAIAAEDVATNVAIGEHGLRILTMHKPKDAVLQIMTHCNAGRLATVAHGTALAPVYAAHAAGIPVHVWVSETRPRNQGLLTAWELAEAGVPHTLIADNAAGLLIMQGKVDLLIVGADRIAANGDTANKIGTYLKALAAQAHGVPFYVAAPLSTIDFSCPTGYAICIEERAAAELGAGDVPVVNPAFDITPAHLITGILSENGVVSVEELAQWKS, via the coding sequence CTGTTGCATCCGACGATAGTTGAGGATCGCGCGAGTAACGCGGGTAACAGCATCCTCATTCTGGATCAGACACGCCTGCCGCAGGTTGCCGTGCAGGTGCGATTAAACACCGTCGATGATGTGGCGCATGCCATTCGCAGCATGCAGGTGCGCGGCGCGCCGCTGATCGGCGTCACCGCCGCCTATGGCGTGGCGCTGGGGCTTAAGCATGATGCATCAGACAGCCAACTGGCGCAGGTGGTTGATATGCTCGCCGCAACTCGCCCGACGGCAGTTAATCTGCACTGGGCGCTGGCCCGCATGCAGCGCGTGCTGCAAAAGTTCCCGCAGGGATGCAACGCACTGGCGCTGGGGACGCGGCGCGAAGTGGCTTGGCACGAGGCGCGGGCGATTGCTGCTGAGGATGTTGCTACGAATGTAGCGATCGGTGAGCATGGTTTGCGCATACTGACGATGCATAAGCCAAAAGATGCTGTCCTGCAAATCATGACTCACTGCAATGCTGGCCGCTTGGCGACGGTTGCGCACGGCACGGCGCTCGCGCCGGTTTATGCCGCGCACGCCGCGGGCATTCCCGTGCATGTCTGGGTTTCCGAAACCCGCCCGCGTAATCAGGGACTGCTCACCGCCTGGGAGCTGGCAGAAGCGGGCGTGCCGCACACGCTGATCGCCGATAATGCCGCCGGTTTGCTGATCATGCAGGGTAAAGTTGATCTGCTCATTGTCGGTGCCGACCGCATCGCCGCCAATGGCGACACGGCTAACAAGATCGGCACTTATCTCAAGGCGCTGGCCGCGCAGGCGCATGGCGTGCCGTTTTATGTTGCTGCGCCGTTATCCACGATAGATTTTTCTTGCCCCACAGGCTACGCCATTTGCATTGAAGAACGCGCCGCCGCAGAATTGGGCGCGGGCGATGTGCCGGTGGTTAATCCCGCCTTCGACATAACGCCAGCGCATTTGATCACCGGCATCCTTTCCGAAAACGGCGTGGTCAGCGTGGAGGAATTAGCTCAATGGAAAAGCTGA
- a CDS encoding class II aldolase/adducin family protein: MEKLNELAAQVLATAGELIVCGLNRGSAGNVSARCDDGCIITPTGIEHADCTPGDMVKLGVGDTVDISGTPFNRRKPSSEWRFHRDIYAAFPAAGAVIHAHSPFATALACQQQDIPPFHYMVARFGGVDVRCAEYATFGTQALSDAMLHALEGRSACLMAHHGMVVYGRDLHHALALAVELETLCEQYWRVLQLGTPKLLTAAQMDEVIAKFASYGQQDSDSNVDA; the protein is encoded by the coding sequence ATGGAAAAGCTGAACGAACTCGCCGCCCAGGTGCTGGCCACCGCAGGCGAGTTGATTGTCTGTGGCCTTAATCGCGGCAGTGCGGGCAATGTTTCGGCGCGTTGTGATGATGGCTGCATCATCACGCCGACCGGCATCGAGCACGCGGACTGCACGCCAGGTGACATGGTAAAACTCGGCGTTGGTGATACGGTGGATATCTCAGGCACACCATTCAACCGTCGCAAACCCTCCTCCGAATGGCGCTTTCATCGCGACATTTACGCCGCATTTCCGGCCGCCGGTGCGGTCATTCACGCGCACTCGCCCTTTGCCACCGCACTGGCCTGCCAGCAGCAGGACATCCCGCCGTTTCACTACATGGTGGCGCGCTTCGGCGGCGTTGATGTGCGCTGTGCTGAATACGCCACCTTCGGCACGCAAGCGTTGTCGGACGCCATGCTGCATGCGCTAGAAGGCCGCTCGGCCTGCCTCATGGCGCATCACGGCATGGTGGTGTATGGGCGTGATCTGCATCACGCACTGGCGCTGGCGGTGGAACTGGAAACCTTGTGTGAACAGTATTGGCGCGTACTGCAACTGGGCACGCCCAAGCTGCTGACGGCCGCGCAGATGGATGAAGTGATCGCCAAGTTTGCAAGCTACGGACAGCAGGATAGTGACAGCAACGTGGATGCTTGA
- the secA gene encoding preprotein translocase subunit SecA: MISGFLRKIFGSRNDRLIKQYRQTVTQINALESGLQALDDAALQAKTDEFRRRHAEGESLDALLPEAFAVVREAGRRVLGMRHFDMQLVGGMVLHYGKIAEMRTGEGKTLTATLAVYLNALSGKGVHLVTVNDYLASRDAEWMGRLYRFLGLTIGINLSQMPHEAKQAAYAADITYGTNNEFGFDYLRDNMVYSTAERVQRGLNFAIVDEVDSILIDEARTPLIISGQAEDHTELYVRMNAVPPLLTLGEAAKSDTEKDSGDYTVDLKSHQVLLTDEGHEKAENILSQLGLLPEGSSLYEPANILLMHHLYAALRAHNLYHRDQHYVVQDGEVIIVDEFTGRLMTGRRWSEGLHQAVEAKEGVAIQAENQTLASITFQNYFRMYSKLAGMTGTADTEAYEFQQIYGLETVVIPTNRPMVRRDEHDQIYRTAQEKYTAIIADIRSCKERGQPVLVGTTSIENSELLSRLLDKEKLPHQVLNAKQHAREAEIIAQAGRPGVITIATNMAGRGTDIVLGGNIEKMLDAIREDTALSAEEKDQRIATMKAEWQTTHDQVLASGGLHIIGSERHESRRIDNQLRGRSGRQGDAGSSRFYLALDDALLKIFAGDRLNTIMVRLKMPEGEAIEHPLVSRSLESAQRKVEQRNFDIRKQLLEYDDVANDQRKVIYQQRNELLDSSDISETITGMRQGSIHDTFRIYVPEDSVEEQWDIAGLENALAGELQLKLPVGEWLKAEPQITDQEILVRLLDAADAAYAAKTVNVDAAAWAGFERNVMLQSLDTHWREHLAALDHLRQGIHLRGYAQKNPKQEYKREAFDLFEGLLQAVRADVIKLLMTAEVRDEAQLEAVEEPPHFEHVEYHHSDLDEALAAVVNKPQPVHAVPKVGRNDACPCGSGKKYKHCHGKLS, encoded by the coding sequence ATGATCTCCGGATTTCTCAGAAAGATTTTTGGCAGCCGCAACGACCGGCTGATCAAGCAGTATCGCCAAACCGTTACACAAATCAATGCGCTCGAAAGTGGCTTGCAGGCACTTGATGATGCCGCATTGCAAGCGAAAACGGATGAATTTCGCCGCCGTCATGCTGAAGGCGAGTCGCTGGATGCGCTGCTGCCTGAAGCGTTTGCTGTTGTGCGGGAGGCCGGGCGCCGTGTCTTGGGAATGCGCCACTTTGATATGCAATTGGTGGGCGGCATGGTGTTGCATTACGGCAAGATTGCCGAAATGCGTACGGGGGAAGGCAAAACGCTTACGGCGACATTGGCTGTTTATCTCAACGCCTTGTCTGGCAAAGGCGTTCATCTGGTGACGGTGAATGATTATTTGGCCAGCCGTGATGCGGAATGGATGGGTCGCTTGTATCGTTTTCTGGGCCTTACGATCGGCATCAATCTTTCGCAAATGCCACATGAGGCGAAACAAGCTGCCTACGCAGCGGATATCACCTACGGCACCAACAACGAATTCGGTTTTGACTATCTGCGTGACAACATGGTGTATTCCACGGCTGAGCGGGTACAACGGGGATTGAATTTCGCGATTGTCGATGAGGTTGATTCGATACTCATTGATGAAGCGCGAACGCCATTGATCATTTCCGGCCAAGCCGAAGATCACACCGAGTTATATGTGCGTATGAACGCAGTGCCCCCGCTTTTAACTCTTGGCGAAGCCGCCAAGAGTGATACCGAGAAAGATAGCGGCGACTATACCGTTGACCTTAAGTCGCACCAGGTATTGTTGACAGACGAAGGTCATGAAAAAGCCGAGAATATTCTTTCACAGCTAGGTCTTCTGCCAGAAGGCAGCAGCCTGTATGAGCCCGCCAATATTCTGCTCATGCACCACCTGTATGCCGCGCTGCGTGCGCACAATCTGTACCACCGCGACCAGCACTACGTAGTGCAGGATGGCGAAGTCATCATCGTTGATGAATTTACCGGCCGCCTGATGACAGGGCGGCGTTGGTCTGAAGGCCTGCACCAGGCGGTTGAGGCAAAAGAGGGTGTCGCTATCCAGGCCGAAAACCAAACACTCGCCTCGATCACGTTCCAGAATTATTTCCGTATGTACAGCAAGCTGGCCGGCATGACAGGTACTGCCGATACCGAAGCCTATGAGTTTCAGCAGATATATGGACTCGAAACCGTCGTCATTCCAACCAACCGGCCGATGGTCAGGCGCGACGAGCATGATCAGATTTATCGAACGGCGCAAGAAAAATACACAGCCATCATTGCCGACATTCGCAGCTGTAAAGAGCGGGGTCAACCGGTGCTGGTTGGTACCACGTCGATTGAAAATTCCGAATTACTCTCCCGCCTGCTAGATAAGGAAAAGCTACCGCATCAGGTGCTCAATGCCAAGCAACATGCGCGCGAAGCGGAGATCATTGCCCAGGCGGGTCGCCCCGGCGTGATTACCATTGCGACCAATATGGCGGGCCGGGGTACCGATATTGTGCTGGGCGGCAATATCGAGAAAATGCTGGACGCGATCAGGGAAGATACGGCCTTATCGGCTGAAGAAAAAGATCAGCGCATCGCCACCATGAAAGCTGAATGGCAAACGACGCATGATCAGGTGTTAGCTTCCGGTGGTTTGCATATCATTGGCTCCGAGCGGCACGAATCACGGCGTATTGACAACCAGTTGCGCGGGCGTTCCGGGCGGCAGGGCGATGCGGGTTCATCGCGCTTTTATCTGGCGCTGGACGATGCGCTACTGAAGATTTTTGCTGGGGACCGGCTCAACACCATCATGGTGCGGCTTAAAATGCCCGAGGGTGAAGCTATTGAGCATCCGCTGGTTTCGCGTTCCCTGGAATCCGCGCAGCGTAAAGTAGAACAGCGTAATTTCGATATTCGCAAGCAGTTACTTGAGTATGACGATGTCGCCAATGATCAGCGTAAAGTCATCTATCAGCAGCGTAATGAATTGCTCGATAGCAGCGACATCAGCGAGACAATTACCGGTATGCGCCAGGGCTCCATTCATGATACGTTTCGTATTTACGTGCCAGAAGACAGTGTGGAAGAGCAATGGGATATTGCAGGCCTTGAGAATGCGCTGGCTGGCGAACTGCAACTTAAACTGCCCGTTGGCGAATGGCTAAAGGCCGAGCCACAGATCACCGACCAAGAAATTCTTGTGCGTTTGCTCGATGCGGCCGACGCCGCGTATGCCGCCAAGACGGTTAATGTGGATGCCGCAGCTTGGGCGGGGTTCGAGCGCAACGTCATGCTGCAAAGTCTTGACACCCACTGGCGGGAGCATCTTGCAGCCCTCGACCATTTACGTCAGGGCATCCATTTGCGCGGCTATGCGCAGAAAAATCCGAAGCAGGAATACAAACGCGAGGCGTTCGATCTGTTTGAAGGTTTGCTGCAAGCCGTGCGTGCGGATGTCATCAAACTGTTAATGACTGCTGAAGTTCGCGACGAAGCGCAACTCGAAGCGGTTGAAGAGCCGCCACATTTTGAACATGTGGAATACCATCATTCCGATCTTGACGAAGCATTGGCGGCAGTCGTTAATAAACCTCAACCTGTGCATGCCGTGCCCAAAGTGGGCCGTAACGATGCCTGTCCTTGCGGTAGCGGCAAGAAATACAAGCATTGCCACGGCAAGCTGAGCTAA